TACTGGAATAGTCATCGCCTGCATACATTCAgattgatttgttttttttttaaggtgGAGAAGAAagccaagaaagatgaatcaGAAGAAGAAGCTAGTGAAGATGAACCGGTGGAAAGTACTCCACCAACGAGTGATGATGATTCGAAGGGTAGTGATTAAATTTcctgttcatatttattttaataattgtatcaTCCTTTGTTTCCAGTTAAATTCACGAACACACATTActtgtaaacaattataatttttatttaagtttaattttgtatttgaacCGTCactacattgaaaataaatagttctttttcgtatgatattaaatatgtttttaatttcgcCTATATACCCATTTCTACGATTAGATAAAAATACACGAAGCTATCATTCGTCCACAAGCGAGAATGATCCGATacgttttgtttgattttttcctAGTACATTTGCATTTCCTTTTTTCAATCCCTAtttgaaatttgtgtaaaatattctttcttttttttttagattaaaacatttttttaaataagaaaagtttggttttaaagtaaatattttgtatgGAAAGTGACCATTTTTGTCgtcttttattttattcgaatcactcatatttttaataaccttgctttcatatatatatatatacatataaagattaaattacaaaatttatagttGATTCACTCaagagtttttaaaactaaaaatttaaattgataaaatcgaCTGACTTAAACATCTATAAATGTTATATCTAAAATTTAGGTCTAACTTTTCCTTCTTATCAGAATAACAGGTTTTCTCAATAAAAGCCTTTTAAATTTAGGGTTCTAAAAGCAGGAACAAACATATCACAGCGCCATCTCTATCgtgcatgtttttatttttttttggttatgttCGGCAAAAAATGTCAAGTGTAAAGTGTTCGAGGAGAGgttataaatctgaatttttgacaaagtttctGAGTGTTCATTTGGTGTATTTCtttgtataattaaaagaaacaaaatgggCAAGAAGAATAAAGGTACATATCTCGGTCGAACTTTAATAAAAGATCGTTTCGGACCCAGAAAAATCAGAAGAGATGACGATTCGATGGTGTGTAATTTtcagtacatttttcatttttacactaACACGCGTGTTTCATGGTCTTTAACACtcagttctttaaaaaataatagtattctCAAATTTATACTGTCACATAttccgattgaaaattttaaaaactaattaactttttgtaaataatttctagtTAAGCAAGTATATTTATAAGTGAATAACGAAAAAAGATTGCAAAAAGCAGAGAATACTTGGAATGTTTCTGTCTGTAAACAATATGCATTTAGTGTTAATTTACCATTTtgacaaagaattttattttgaagtctcatctctcaattatttaaaaactctatatgtttgtattaaaaagaatgtcaagttattgaaacaaaaaataaattttcattctttttcaacAGCTACATACCGCAGACATCAATGATGGATACGACTGGGGTCGTCTCAATCTCCAATCAGTAACCGAAGAAAGTTCTTTCCAAGAATTTCTTTCAACGGCCGAGCTCGCTGGCACCGAATTCCATGCCGAGAAGTTGAATATCAAGTTCGTCAATCCAAAAAGCGGAATAGGTCTCCTCTCCAAGGAAGAACGAGAAAAGGTTTTAGAATCTCACGAAAAGAACAGAATCCTGCTAAAAATACCTAGAAGACCAACATGGAACGAATCGACCACAGCTCAAGAATTGCAGTCCAGGGAGAAAGAAGAATTTCTGGAATGGAGGCGAGGTTTGGTTCAGCTTCAAGAATCGCAGGATTTAATGCTCACGCCCTACgaaaaaaatctagaattctGGAGACAACTTTGGCGTGTGATAGAAAGAAGTGATGTCGTCGTGCAAATCGTGGATGCTCGTAATCCTCTTATATTTCGGTGCGATGACTTGGAGAAGTACGTCAAGGAAGTCAATCCCGAAAAGATGAACGTGATCCTAATTAATAAAGCTGATTTTCTTACCGATAAACAAAGACAGATTTGGGCTGATTATTTCTCAAATATCGGCATTCGTGTTGCTTTCTTTTCTGCCACATTAGCAGCAGAAAAAGAATCGATTGAAGAGGAATCTGAGGAGTGCCTGGAAAGCGATAACGAGAGCGAGAGTTCAGATGAAAGTGAAAATGAAAGGGAAAACGAAAGCGATAATGAATCAGAGTACACATCCGATTTTGCAGTCGAATCCGTTTACGAAAGTGCAGAATCGTCGCCAGAATTAAACGAAAGTCCATGTCCAACGCCAGAGTTAATCAAAAGTCCAGAATCATTGTCAGAATTGAAGTCTTCAGAGGGAGAAGGTccggaaataaatgaaaatttcactaattctcCAGAATTATTGAACCGAGATGAACTCATTTCACTCTTCAAAACGATTTACAGAGGAAAAACCTACACGGAAGGAGTCACAACGATCGGATTAGTTGGATATCCAAACGTTGGAAAGAGTTCTACCATAAACGCGCTTTTAATGAGCAAAAAAGTCTCCGTATCAGCCACTCCAGGCAAAACGAAGCACTTCCAGACTCTTTTCGTGGATAAGGATTTACTACTCTGCGATTGTCCGGGACTCGTGATGCCCAGTTTCGTTTGCACAAAAGCGGAGatgattttaaatggaattttaccGATCGATCAGATGAGAGATCAAGTTCCACCCGTCACTTTATTAGGAACTTTGATTCCAAGGCATGTTATTGAGGACACATATGGTATCATGATCCCCTTGCCGATTGAGGGAGAAGATCCTGATCGTCCACCCACTGCTGAGGAGATTTTAAACTCCTACGGATGTAAGTTACctttaaatagttttgaatttgagaaaaaaatccaaatgcatataattaaaatttcataaatttaatttaaaatattaggtcTACAAACTAATTCGGTGCCTTTACTTTAATGTTTTGTAACTCTTGGTCTAACTGGAATTGTTTTTCGGTCTAAGATAAATTTAAGGAGCGAACCTCGAACCTCTTTGAGACACTACATTTTCTTTGCATtcccattgaaaaaaacgaaGCTGAGGCGACCGAAATCATTTTCTCAGCCTTTAGAGAAGGTGCGGTGATACGCAAAACGTGTAAAAAGTGATTTCAGATATTTATaaacgataatttttcaattggaatgcaAAAAGCGTGCAGGGCCTCTAATGCTTCTGATCGGACAAGATCATTAGATTCGCTAATGATAACTGAggtcttggaaattaaaaaataatcaaattaatgtgcgcaaaattcctgaaaataaaaccaagaatccaacgaccaaatttggacgacaatcataaaatgttcctattgaaattggaaaaaagattaaaattttcctaaaaaagaaaagaatttcttttttagacaaaaacaaaaatgaaagaaaaaagagaaggcaaccaaaaacaaaaaaaaatataatgaattcgaGCAGggaggaacagcaacgaaatcacgatgctctccttcatttttcttttctcttttttatttttgtccaaaaaaatcaattctctttttttcaggaaaattattattctgtttttaaatttcaataggaacattttatggtggttgtccaaattgggtcgttggatttttggttttattttcatgaattttgcacattagttcctttcaaatttgcgtgttgtccaaatttgatcattagattcttcgttttttttttaatatcaaaggattttgtccagattattaaaattacaatccaaatttttatatattataaatattttcagacaACCGAGGTTTTATGACGAATAACGGACAGCCTGATAATCCGCGTTCAGCACGTTACCTTCTGAAAGACTATGTAAACGGAAAACTCTTATACTGTGTAGCTCCTCCAACTCTATCCCAggaagaatttcatgaatttcctcAGAGGAAAAAAGCTTTTTCGGTTAATAAGCAACTGCCCCAAGCGACCGTAAGAGCCACAAGGGGACTTAAAACCACGACTGAAGATATAGACAAGGTTTTCTTCCAAAACCGAGCAA
This Belonocnema kinseyi isolate 2016_QV_RU_SX_M_011 chromosome 3, B_treatae_v1, whole genome shotgun sequence DNA region includes the following protein-coding sequences:
- the LOC117170290 gene encoding large subunit GTPase 1 homolog isoform X2, with the protein product MGKKNKGTYLGRTLIKDRFGPRKIRRDDDSMLHTADINDGYDWGRLNLQSVTEESSFQEFLSTAELAGTEFHAEKLNIKFVNPKSGIGLLSKEEREKVLESHEKNRILLKIPRRPTWNESTTAQELQSREKEEFLEWRRGLVQLQESQDLMLTPYEKNLEFWRQLWRVIERSDVVVQIVDARNPLIFRCDDLEKYVKEVNPEKMNVILINKADFLTDKQRQIWADYFSNIGIRVAFFSATLAAEKESIEEESEECLESDNESESSDESENERENESDNESEYTSDFAVESVYESAESSPELNESPCPTPELIKSPESLSELKSSEGEGPEINENFTNSPELLNRDELISLFKTIYRGKTYTEGVTTIGLVGYPNVGKSSTINALLMSKKVSVSATPGKTKHFQTLFVDKDLLLCDCPGLVMPSFVCTKAEMILNGILPIDQMRDQVPPVTLLGTLIPRHVIEDTYGIMIPLPIEGEDPDRPPTAEEILNSYGYNRGFMTNNGQPDNPRSARYLLKDYVNGKLLYCVAPPTLSQEEFHEFPQRKKAFSVNKQLPQATVRATRGLKTTTEDIDKVFFQNRATGVHVRGLSQGMHLANNYENNLCFSDLGSIHSLDKPWKKINKHSNKKKREKSRRLYAHLDQH
- the LOC117170290 gene encoding large subunit GTPase 1 homolog isoform X1; the encoded protein is MGKKNKGTYLGRTLIKDRFGPRKIRRDDDSMLHTADINDGYDWGRLNLQSVTEESSFQEFLSTAELAGTEFHAEKLNIKFVNPKSGIGLLSKEEREKVLESHEKNRILLKIPRRPTWNESTTAQELQSREKEEFLEWRRGLVQLQESQDLMLTPYEKNLEFWRQLWRVIERSDVVVQIVDARNPLIFRCDDLEKYVKEVNPEKMNVILINKADFLTDKQRQIWADYFSNIGIRVAFFSATLAAEKESIEEESEECLESDNESESSDESENERENESDNESEYTSDFAVESVYESAESSPELNESPCPTPELIKSPESLSELKSSEGEGPEINENFTNSPELLNRDELISLFKTIYRGKTYTEGVTTIGLVGYPNVGKSSTINALLMSKKVSVSATPGKTKHFQTLFVDKDLLLCDCPGLVMPSFVCTKAEMILNGILPIDQMRDQVPPVTLLGTLIPRHVIEDTYGIMIPLPIEGEDPDRPPTAEEILNSYGYNRGFMTNNGQPDNPRSARYLLKDYVNGKLLYCVAPPTLSQEEFHEFPQRKKAFSVNKQLPQATVRATRGLKTTTEDIDKVFFQNRATGVHVRGVQKIASTNSLPDGVSISDLGSIHSLDKPWKKINKHSNKKKREKSRRLYAHLDQH